From a region of the Vaginimicrobium propionicum genome:
- a CDS encoding tripartite tricarboxylate transporter permease — protein MLENLILGFSTSLTPENLLWCLIGVVLGTVIGMLPGLGATTGVAILLPLTLSMDPVTALIMLAGIYYGCQYGGTIAAVLIATPGDANAVATVVDGYALARKGKAGKALAIAAIGSFCAAIVSLILLMLLAAPIAHFALKFGPAEMLAIMIMGLLTIISFSGENLAKGLMMAGIGLFLSTVGMSTGFAESRFTFGNVQLLGGIDFVVVMIGVFAIGEVLSQVGQGGVKPIRTRMRDMVIKPKDIKESLPAIGRGTGVGFLLGTLPGAGSTLASLVAYGVEKQVSPYRKMFGKGAIQGVAAAESANNAAANANFIPTLALGVPGGTTTAVLLGAFVMYGLQPGPLLFDSQPNLVWGLLTSFFIGNVILLVLNLPLAPVFAQALRLPYSYLYPLIIFFSLMGAFAVGNNIFALVVLFFAGVAGFFFKKYDYPTAPLILGLVLGPMVERALVQTSAYANGDLTVIFREPLALAVLVLTVLIMTVPALMKKLMSKLSRNNAKKSSPENSEPNISALNKPVESTIATKNSEAQDNEPV, from the coding sequence ATGTTAGAAAATCTTATCTTAGGATTCAGTACTTCGCTAACTCCTGAGAATCTACTCTGGTGTCTAATAGGTGTTGTCCTGGGCACAGTTATTGGAATGTTGCCAGGCTTAGGGGCGACTACTGGAGTAGCAATTCTTCTGCCGCTCACACTCAGTATGGATCCAGTAACCGCACTAATTATGCTGGCGGGCATTTACTATGGTTGCCAATATGGCGGCACTATCGCGGCTGTCCTAATTGCAACTCCAGGTGATGCGAATGCTGTGGCTACTGTTGTAGATGGATATGCGTTAGCGAGAAAAGGGAAAGCTGGAAAAGCGTTAGCTATAGCTGCTATAGGCTCATTCTGTGCGGCTATAGTTTCGCTAATCCTGCTCATGCTGCTGGCGGCTCCAATCGCACATTTTGCTCTTAAATTCGGCCCTGCAGAAATGCTGGCAATCATGATAATGGGTTTGCTAACCATTATTTCGTTTTCCGGTGAAAACTTAGCTAAAGGTTTAATGATGGCGGGCATCGGGCTGTTTCTATCCACAGTAGGCATGTCCACAGGCTTCGCTGAATCGCGTTTCACTTTCGGCAATGTTCAATTGCTAGGTGGCATTGATTTCGTCGTGGTAATGATCGGTGTCTTCGCTATCGGAGAAGTCTTAAGTCAAGTTGGTCAAGGCGGTGTAAAGCCAATACGCACACGTATGCGTGACATGGTCATAAAACCAAAAGACATTAAAGAGTCATTGCCAGCTATCGGTCGTGGCACTGGAGTCGGATTTTTACTAGGAACTTTGCCGGGGGCTGGTTCGACGCTAGCGTCTCTTGTTGCATATGGAGTAGAAAAGCAAGTGAGCCCGTATCGCAAGATGTTTGGCAAAGGCGCAATTCAGGGTGTTGCGGCCGCAGAGTCCGCCAACAATGCTGCCGCAAATGCCAACTTCATACCAACCTTGGCCTTGGGCGTCCCTGGTGGAACGACAACCGCAGTGTTACTGGGTGCCTTCGTTATGTATGGGCTACAGCCAGGCCCATTGCTTTTCGACTCTCAGCCAAATCTTGTTTGGGGTCTGCTGACATCTTTCTTTATCGGCAATGTGATTTTGTTGGTATTGAACTTGCCATTGGCTCCGGTGTTCGCACAGGCTCTAAGGCTGCCGTATTCCTATTTGTATCCGCTGATTATCTTCTTCTCGCTAATGGGAGCATTCGCAGTTGGCAACAATATTTTTGCCCTAGTGGTGTTATTTTTCGCTGGTGTCGCAGGGTTCTTCTTTAAGAAATATGATTACCCGACCGCGCCGTTAATCCTCGGCCTAGTTCTTGGGCCTATGGTGGAACGAGCCCTAGTGCAGACTTCTGCCTACGCTAATGGAGACTTGACTGTTATTTTCCGGGAGCCTCTAGCGCTTGCAGTTTTAGTGCTGACCGTGTTGATCATGACCGTCCCGGCATTAATGAAGAAACTTATGAGCAAGTTAAGTCGAAATAATGCGAAAAAGAGTTCTCCGGAAAATAGCGAACCAAATATTTCTGCTCTGAATAAACCGGTGGAATCAACTATTGCCACAAAAAACTCTGAAGCTCAAGACAATGAACCTGTCTAA
- a CDS encoding tripartite tricarboxylate transporter TctB family protein, which translates to MSSALKDEAVPAVDIGAWVMRCIFLAIGIAIMIGALSYGLRQDNGLVGPGLMPFVAALLTVCASAVEIVRAFVVARKPRLAKEHVNAIEDADALEESSRTTRQKNISVAVVFGVLLGVVLCAYLIGLLLSVTLMVFVLVFFVEKKPIWTALVSCVATFLFGYLVFSVALQVPLPTGILGLI; encoded by the coding sequence ATGTCTTCAGCGTTGAAGGACGAGGCGGTGCCCGCCGTTGATATCGGTGCATGGGTGATGCGCTGCATATTCTTGGCTATCGGTATAGCCATCATGATAGGTGCCTTAAGCTATGGCCTTAGGCAAGATAATGGTCTGGTGGGGCCAGGGCTAATGCCGTTCGTGGCGGCTCTCCTCACGGTGTGCGCCAGCGCTGTTGAAATCGTGCGGGCATTTGTTGTGGCAAGAAAGCCGCGACTGGCCAAAGAACATGTTAACGCTATTGAAGACGCGGACGCCCTAGAAGAATCCTCAAGAACCACCCGTCAAAAGAATATCTCGGTTGCTGTGGTATTTGGCGTTTTGCTTGGGGTCGTGCTGTGCGCTTATCTAATTGGATTGTTGCTATCGGTGACGTTAATGGTTTTTGTTTTGGTGTTCTTTGTGGAGAAGAAGCCTATCTGGACTGCCCTAGTTAGTTGCGTAGCGACATTTTTATTCGGTTACTTGGTGTTTTCGGTAGCTCTACAAGTTCCATTACCAACCGGAATATTGGGTTTAATTTAG